Part of the Triticum aestivum cultivar Chinese Spring chromosome 4D, IWGSC CS RefSeq v2.1, whole genome shotgun sequence genome is shown below.
CTGTAGCCTcccctgtgatgacgagggctttgtcgaggtaagcgtggctacagtgggccgcctcgggggctatcactgtagccttacctcgtcttgtctccttaatggggctcctgcttcgaggaagggagtagccggcttctgaaggccggctatgctcttggctaactgggaaaggccgggccgccctCACGCCTCtctatggccgaaggggcccgccgcccgcgggccgtacgggagtcggtcgtgggtgacgtcgaggccaacatggctacagtgccgagccgcacgggagacgtccgtcccgtacggcctcctgtagccacgcctgcctcgggcctcgggggtagtgggccgcactgtggccacaccccgtcacatcgccgttatgtgggagtggtttggagtggttgtggtcttggccggctcctaggagtcggcgtccttcttggccggcttcttagagtcggccaccccgtagtcgtcctggggaggagttggtgaggctgggtcgccttccaggagtcggctttaatggtagccggccagggaaggcggcccaatgctcggagtgcttggaggcccgaaggcctgataattttctccgaagaaccaggggcagtcggttaggctacccgtggccatttactccgacaaataCCCGAGGCCCGAAGACAGGGCTCAcctcctcccggtgtctatataaaccggagggcttagtccggggGGAGAGATATATACTCATTACcttagtcatacatgctaggcttttagggtttagccattacgatctcgtggtagatcaactcttgtaatactcatattcatcaagatcaagcaagcaggaagtagggtattacctccatagagagggcccaaacctgggtaaacatcgtgtcccctgtctcctattaccatcgaccttagacggacagttcgggaccccctacccgagatccgcctgtcaggacgccgattccaagtcacaccgatctagccagtaacacctcatatcactttgcggcctcacgcacggtattcccacgggtgtcgccttaccatggcccgggaccgtttgcgccttttggctcacgtatatgatagtgtcgctagcatccatatgacagagaacccgggccgacatgactagtcgtgaacccaaagtggcactaacttacggggacaggcatacatgaatcaatatcgagcatgtcagtcagtagcgtgcgaatccgggctgtagcactgggctaacaggactctggtgaaccaggctgtagcaggctaggaaggactccggatgtcaccacgtgacatttccccgaagggacagacataggaacgaagtgaatcacatgccggccagtcaagtgttccggagcagtagtgttgggctagcaggactccggtgaaccgggctgtagcggactactatggctcatggaagcacaagactacatttcctcataagagaggctaccaaggataaacaactaggttgtcggatcccacacataccaagcatttcaatcatacacacaatatgcgcgatatgtgtaaatacaacatggcatcacaacataactctacgactcaagtatttattcattaggctccgaggagcgagatattacaaacatgggtctcatgacccaacattcagagcatacaagtcaaagcacatgcggaagcttaacatgtctaagtacagacagctacaaatgaaaaggctgagaagcctgactatctaccagatcctgccgagggcacaagatcgtagctgaggtatcaagctaaacgtcgaagtccacacgaaactactagcgagactgacgtctctctgcaaaacataaaataggcaaacgtgagtacaaatgtacccaacaagacttacatcagaactagctacatatgcatcagtatcaacaaagagggtggtggagtttgactgcagcaagccagctttgactaagtggctatcctaaactatgactgcaagtaactcttttgaggtggcgcacacgagtccacatattcaccatatcaatacaccactatggatccgctcccgtctccctacgagaaggccatccatagcactcacgcttatcttgcgcattttagagtatccactttcacttgtctatgaactatacaggcaacccagaagtcctttaccgcggacacggctattcgtatagatcatttataaccctgcaggggtgtacttcttcacacacgctctcgccacttaccaccatgtacacgtcgtgtatctcgacaaccttcaagcggaagcctggcgagggagtcggctacggcctacctaaacactcaagtctctagtccaggtttatcgcctattcaggttccatccgcaaggagtccggccgaagtttccacatacggccccgaacgatgtgagcagggttctcgagacaccaaatgggcgcccggtataccgtgccacgtgcctaccgcatcacagcccaccccgcgggtcagcactgctcacggcctccagcatactacaaacaccagaaactacttgcaactcctggacagaggacaagggtggttaagaagccgagagggtccattggtttcgggcccaaccacagaactcagttcctgaggacggctacaatgagacaacccaccatgtactcctacatggcctctcaccgctacctttaccaaatcgtgttcacacacttagctcacacacagtaggacatgttcatcaccattccaattcatccccgatgaatcagacctgactcaactctaagcaatagaaggcatgacaaacaagcatgaatgagtaggcacatcagggctcaaacaactcctactcatgctagtgggtttcatctatttactgtggcaatgacaggtcacgtAGAGGAAAGGGgctcaactaccgcatcatgtaacagttgaatcgttgttgtcctaatgcagtaaagagagcaggagcgagagagtgggattgtatcggaatgaacaagggggttttgcttgcctggcacttctgaagatagtatacttcttcatcggtgtcatcgatcacgtcgtcggaacatcgtctacaaAGAGGGGACggataccggcaaacagagaaggaaatacaatcaatgcaatgcaacaatatgatgcatgatatgacatggcataatgagtgtgttgggctaatgcatctacaaTCAGGGgggtttgagctcatttgaatcaaggattcaaatataactcaagttatgaatttaaatagtgccttatcatgttttgcactaaacagcaaggttaagttgcttaaacatgcatgaaaccagttcagatggatagattgtatttttctgatcatttttcatatgtaacttatttcattctgagttatagattattttctatgattttctgaagttttaACTAATTTCTGGGATTTCCTGGTTATTTCaaattagaataaatccagaaaaggatttactgcgtcagcctggcgtcagtgtgacgtcagcggtcaactgacccggtccaggtcaaactgaccagtgggtcctgcgTGTCAGTGTCATAACTAATAAGTTAtataggttaattagcgctaaactaacctaactaataatTAACAGGGGCGGCCCACACGTCCGTGGGTCAGGGGGAAGTTTAACCCCGGTaaagcggggtcaaacccgccagaCCCGGTCCACGGCTCGTCACCGGCGATGACAGGGATGGCGAAGGGCTTCGGGAATCGCCCACAGGCGATGGTTTTGGGCGTGGGGAGGCTCTACGAAGAGCTGCTGCTCGCGCGCAGTTGATGGAGCAGACGgcgggagctggggtggccggacaCGACCGCGATGAGGTCATCCGTGGTGGCCGAAGCTCGGACGAGCTCGGACTCGCCGGTGCGGTGCTCGTGGAGGCTCGGGGCTAGCTCCTACAAagcctacgcggtgcggtgagtgcgttgggcACGGTGCTGAGGCCGTTGCGTGGCCGGAGCCATGTcggcggcgagctcaggcggcggcacgTGCGGGCGTGCTTGGTGCGGCGACTACGGCGAGTGgcagagagaacggagagggggaggacggtTAGTAGCTCACAGCGGTCACGGCAACGCAGACGGAGGGCTCGGGGAGGGACCGGAGCGAAGCAGGGCGgcgaggggatctccggcggccgaacgAGAAAGTCGGCGGTGGGGCGTCGTTGCAGCATGTCTGGTGTCGCGTGAGTCATCGAGGAGGCGTAGACGACGGAGGCGGAGCCCATGGGCACGTCAGAGGGGCGTGGGGGTGGCTGTTGCTACGGCAACAACGAGCGGCGGCGACGTGCACGCTCGGTGGTCGCGTGGGAGggaggcagaggaggggagagtgctcgagggagagagaggagaggtgcaggggatcgagggggagtgcgtggcgtcgcgggaggcgtcCAGCGCAAGCAGGCAGGCTGGAGGTGGCCTCACGCGTGCGTTCGCgcatcgggcacacgccctcctgcctactggcaggaggttgaagatggtggggcggctgggctgggccagctacagtgctgggccgcagctgggccgccaggtaggcCAGGTAAGTTGCTTTCTCTTCTTTGTTTATTTTCCTCTTtatcttctgttttctattttgcaagtTTGTTTTGGCTTAGcaaaaatactaaatcactttataaaattctgcaaacttttatgggcactatctgatttaaaccagaggccctcaccaagtttcagaatatttggagctaccaaatattttataggaattaATAGCTCCAATTCACATACATTaagagttaattcaaaaatccaggaatgacctagaaatatgttcatcatttttggcagaggttttcacctttatcagaaaccatgaacattttcaaaaggcattttgggttcattgaaaatatttttaatttcatcctagttgcatttcatttggtgctagggtttgaacatccccatttcaagtttaactgaaatttaaacatgatgcaacactagaTGCTATCACTaagcattaccagaactagggatgtgacaccgccggttttgacaccgacagcggcctcCTCCTTGGCGAGGTGCCGAGCCTTCGCCTGGTTGACTGCCCTCTGTCGGGCTAGCCGCTTGGACTCTTTGATGCCGAGAGCAATACCTTGGCATTTTTGTGCCGGCAGCAGGCATTCGCTTTCACCAAGGCGAAGGACCAGCAGATGATGTCATAGAGGAGGTCATCTTTGGAGTCAGCAAGCGGAAGCGGCTCGGTCCCGGATCTGCACGACCTGTGGTCGAACATGCTAGATCGGGCATGCATACCTTCTACCTCGCGTGGCGAGCAACCTGCGCCTCCGAATGATGAAGTCGTggccgctggctcggctttgcaGGAATGTGAACTAGCGTCGTCGGGAGGAGCAGGGATGGAGGTGCTGGGTGTCGTTTTTCCTCACGCCGCCTGACCGAGGATGACGCGAATGATGATGGGCGGGAGCGGGCGGGCACAGAGTTGCAAATGCCCCGCtgggccttgatgacccacaagtataggggatcaattgtagctcttttcgataagtaagagtgtcgaacccaacgaggagcagaaggaaacgacaagtagttttcagtaaggtagtgtctgcaagtgctgaaattgtaagtagtggagtagtttgataggaagataaattgtaacgagcaagtaacgatagtagtaacaaaagtgcagcaaggtagcccaatccttttgaggcaaaggacaggccaaaacggtctcttatattgagcaaagcgttcttgagggtacacgggaagttcatctagtcactttcatcatgttggtttaattcgtgttcgctactttgataatttgatatgtgggtggaccggtgcttaggtcctgttcttacttgaacaaacctcctacttatgattaaccctcccgcaagcatccgcaactacgagaaaagtattcagaataaattctaaccatagcattaaactttatccaatcggccccttacggaatagcgcataaactggggtttaagcttctgtcactctcgcaacccatcatctaattgctactccacaatgcattcccttaggcccaaggaagtgtcatgtagtcgatgttcacaggacaccactaagggaataacaacatacatactatcaaaatatcgaacacatatcaaattcacatgattacttgcaacatgatttctcccttgacctcaagaacaaaagtaactactcacaaatgataaacatgctaatgatcataggagtattaaatagcataatggatctgaacatataatcttccaccaaataaaccatatagcaatcaactacaagatgtaatcaacactactagtcacccacaagcaccaatctatagttccggtaacaagattgaacacaagaggtgaactagggtttgagatgagatggtgttgttgaagatgttgatggagattgccctccccaagatgggagagttgttggtgatgatgaggacgatgatttccccctccaagagggaagttcccccgacggaatcgctccaccggagggcaaaagtgttcgtgcccaagttccgcctcgagacggtggcgctccgtcccaaaagtaatctccttattttttctaggtcaaaatgacttatataacagaagatgagcaccggaggtgggcctgggtgagcacaacccactagggcgtccctgggccccctggcgcgcccaggtgggttgtgcccacctggtgggccccctctgatagttatttgctccaataattcttaaatattccataaaaaatctccgtgaagtttcagcttgtttggagttgtgcagaataggtagcctgacgtagcttttccatgtccagatttccagctgccggaattctccctcttggtgtgtaccttgcaaattatgagagaaaaggcattagaattactccaaaaagcattattatggataaaaacatcataaatagcagtaagaaaacatgatgcaaaatggacatatcaactcccccaagcttagacctcgcttgtcctcaagcgaaaacggaaatcgaaaaacatgtccacatgctttgagagagagaggtgtcgataaaaacaaaatacggacatagaagcatcatgtgaattattataacagcaatGAATTTAAACATAAGAcatttatcatatacttctcatgaataagtaacagttcatcacacaatcaaaaTATAAAGTAAAatctctattagaaaccaacaaactatgttctcagtcaactttgcaactacaattcatcttcttttcaggaagggtcacgtgtcggagcctttaggcaagtccacatactcaaccatcatatagtcttctatgattgataacactcaccgcgtacacatgagcaaaacgattcaaccggacacatagaaagataggggcttatggtttcccctcccaacatattcacctcaagggtggtgttaataataataactcatgctatctatattcaactggacatatgtgcttgtgacgcccccgattcagtcgtacactaatcatacacacaaacgtgtatgatccagatcagggactcacgaaaagatatcacaacacaactctaagataaaaaataagtcatacaagcatcataatacaagccaggggcctcgagggctcgaatacaagtgctcgatcatagacgagtcagcggaagcaacaatatatgagtacagacataagttaaacaagttgccataagatggctagcacaaactgggatacagatcgaaagaggcgcatacctccttcctgggatcctcctactactcctgatcgtcgtcggcagcctgcacgtagtagtaggtaccctcggtgtagtaggagtcgtcgaaggtggcgtctgactcctgggctccaacatctggttgcgacaaccgagaagaatggaaaagggggaaaagagggagaaagcaatcgtgagtactcatctaaagtactcgcaagcaaggatctacactacatatgcatgggtatcagtgtaaaggggcaatatcggtggactaaactgcagaatgccagaataagagggggatagctagtcctgtcgaagactatgcttctggcagcctccatcttgcagcatgtagaagagagtagatggtatcgcatagcataatcctacccggcgatgcTCTCCTCGCCGCCCTGTgagccctgtgagagagtgatcaccggtttgcatctggcacttgaaagagtgtcttttattaagtatccggttctagttgtcataaggtcaaggtacaactccgggtcgtccttttaaggagggacacgactattcgaatagataaacttctctGCAGGGGTCGGAAGGTCCAGTTGAGTATGCAATCCGCGATAAACCCGTCACCTGAAGCATGTGAGGTATAGTTTACCTGTGCACATGATGATATTACAGTACAATTTCCTCACACCCTAACATTTAGGTATGGAGTATGGAGTAGTATCCCTAAAGCTCAAATCCACTCAAAATATGTGTAAGCACTGGCAAGTAGAGTAACTCCTTGGAGCCATGTAACATAGAAGTAACCGGAAAATTTAGGTATTTAAATTTCTTTTCCAGATAAAAGCACTTTTTAACAGCACCATTTCTCATAATGAGATGTAGAGTCTCACATTGAGTGTCTCTGGTTTTAAAAAAGACATATCTACAGAGTTACAGTCTCCAATTATAATGCCAAGGTCAAGGAGGCTCAGGAAGCCTTCTTACAGTTGTACCTCCTAGCATAGAATACAAAGACAAATATATTCAGTAAACTCAGCCCAGCCATCATCAGGTAGAATCTGTCCAGATGCCCTTCATTCAAGTTATCAGGTATCCACCCTGGGCTGCCTCCTCTGGCTGTGAATACCGGCACAAGGGAAAGGATAAACGAACTAAGGTAATTTCCAGCCGAGATGTTAAGAAGCGAGAATGCCATGCCTAAACTTCTCATGGCGTCTGGAGACTCATCATAGAAAAATTCAGTTAGCCCAATGTTGGAGAACACCTCGGCGACGCCTAGCAGGAAGTACTGGGGTCCTTGCCACAGGATGCTCATCGGAACAGTCACCTTGCTGTGCACCAAACCTTCGGACTGTGCAATCTGTAACCGGTTACTCTCCACCAATGCTGCTAACACCATTGAGAGCATGGAGAAACATAAACCAATCCCTATTCGCTGTGGCGACGATATGCCATTCGCTCTGCCGGTGAATTTTCTTATTACTGGAACAAGGACTCTCTCATAAATTGGAACCAGCATAATGACAGTAAGTGTATCTATGGATTGAAAGGATGCAGTGGGTATTTCGAAAGACCCGACGTGTTTCTCCATTGTCATCCCTTGCTCTACAAATGTTGAAAACATTTGTTCCTGAACTGCAGCAAACAATACCATTGCTGACCAAATTGGGAACATTCTGATCAGAATCTTTAACTCCTCTACCTGAGTGACGGTACAAATCTTCCACTTATTAAGTTGGCCAGGAGATTCACAGTCAGGTAGTGTCAGAATTGCAGCTTTATCAAAGAACCTGAATGAGGAAGAAAAATATTACTGCTTCAATATTATAGAAATCTACTTGATCAGACTGTTTCAGGTTCTTTATCGAAAAATATTAGTACTACTTCCCTAATTATAGAAATCTTACTTAATACTTGAAAAAGAAGagatttatttttctacgaatttcaGCACATCCATTTGTACTAACATAGAATTTTCACAAAAGTGTGCAATATTATTTCCCCTTTTCAATTATTTGAATGTAACTTAAAATGTAGCTTACATATCTATTATTAGAAAATAAATTAATCAACTTTACTTGAAAGGAAATTCAAAATAAAATGAATGCATAAATTATAAAGTTATGAGTTGAAATCTCAGCAGAGTATTACTCAAGTCCACTTGTATGTTCCAATTTCCGGCTGCCTTCGATTGCCGATCCTTGCCCCGAAAACTCATAAAGAGCTGAGGAATCACATGGCAAAACTTTATCGAAGTTCCGAGAAGCTGCAACAACAACCTGCCATATTCTTGCTAGAGGGCTTCCTCCAGGTTTCTGAAATCTATACACAATGGagcccaagaaaaacacacttATACCTAAAGTCACAAATAGTGTAGAAATTGTAAAGCCCCAGAGCCAGCCTTCATGTTCTTGAACCCAGACAATAACAGTCCCAGCGATCAATGAACCAGCATTGATTGAGAAATAGTGCCAATTAAAGAAAGAGCTCTTTCTGGTCTTCTCCATCTCATTGGTGTCATCAAATTGATCGGCTCCAAAAGATGTGACGCAAGGGCTCTGTGCACCGTACCCTAAACCAACCATGTACAACCCAACCAAGAATATAATGTACCGAGAAGAGATAGGATCTGCCCAAAGAGTCCAAGCATGAGGACCGGCTGAGATTAATGGAAGTGCTGCTGATAGAAGCAGCATCATCATTCCCTGAATAACAGAACGAAAAAAACAAGTTAAACAAAAATGTTAAGAAAACTGAGTTCAGATATTGAATGCACATGTTAAGGTAAACAAACATCGTTTGATCTCTTGTCATTAGGTCTATAGGTTGTTGCTAGTTTTGTTGGTGTATTTGGTTTTTGTAGCTTCTCTTTTCTTTTGTTAAGGGCCAATGTATTCTCAGATGTTATAGCTCTGTGCAATTTTTAGGTTGTTCTTCCACTACAAAATGATGCACATTTAGATAAATGTTCGAGATGTGTTGGATGCGCATATCATATCATAACTATGCATGAATACTTAACACCAGAACCAAGTAGCATTTGTATTGTTCATCCATCAGAACAGTcggcggggcctcggttgccctgcTTCTGCGTGGGGAGCCCCGGATCTAGAGCGGCGGCTCCATTGGCAAGGCACGGCCGGCTAGCAGCCGGCGGTGGATCTGGTGTCCCGGCCGCGCGAGCGGCGGGATCCGGTGGTCGTTGGCAGCCGGCGGCGGCTTCTGCGTCGGTCGGTGCGCGCGatctggcgcctcccctcctcccctgttcggcgtgcgggccagcctggtcgggccgcgcttactcttggtcgccggttctgtacaggaggcgctgctggtgacggggatctagttcgggcgaaatccctGGCCGGCCATGACCGGCCGCGCCGACGGTGACGCCTGAGGGCGccattcccctccttggaggcgtcggtatggactggtctcctcacttcaccttcccctaggtctcctgggcgaaagccctaactttgttgggcggcggcggcactcACGGcggcgttcccttcttgaaggcggcgctttgggaaccttggggttggtggcgcttgtgggtggtgggcgacggcggtggtgcggccctaTCCTCGCATGGATTTACGtctgttgcttggagatggactcgcgtagatggaggtcgtcggctggcgtcgtggtggcgtcaatggcggaggacctgccaaggctcgcgtaggtggaggtcgtcgtttggcgtcgtggtggcgtccatagcggaggacctgccaaggttgtcacctcaataTGATGTGACCTTTAATAGCGTAATGAAGGATTTCACATGTGTTATAGGAGCTATGCCACACATTAGTCGAGAGAAGAGAGA
Proteins encoded:
- the LOC543458 gene encoding protein NRT1/ PTR FAMILY 8.3 codes for the protein MVMDSTDRFDKSPLLDGGSSSQENSTEYTGDGSVCTSGHPASRKHTGNWKASSLTIVCSFCCYLAYSSIGKNLVSYLTKVLDETNLDAARHVATWQGTSYLAPLVGAFVADSYLGKYRTALISCTIFIMGMMMLLLSAALPLISAGPHAWTLWADPISSRYIIFLVGLYMVGLGYGAQSPCVTSFGADQFDDTNEMEKTRKSSFFNWHYFSINAGSLIAGTVIVWVQEHEGWLWGFTISTLFVTLGISVFFLGSIVYRFQKPGGSPLARIWQVVVAASRNFDKVLPCDSSALYEFSGQGSAIEGSRKLEHTSGLEFFDKAAILTLPDCESPGQLNKWKICTVTQVEELKILIRMFPIWSAMVLFAAVQEQMFSTFVEQGMTMEKHVGSFEIPTASFQSIDTLTVIMLVPIYERVLVPVIRKFTGRANGISSPQRIGIGLCFSMLSMVLAALVESNRLQIAQSEGLVHSKVTVPMSILWQGPQYFLLGVAEVFSNIGLTEFFYDESPDAMRSLGMAFSLLNISAGNYLSSFILSLVPVFTARGGSPGWIPDNLNEGHLDRFYLMMAGLSLLNIFVFVFYARRYNCKKAS